Within the Strix uralensis isolate ZFMK-TIS-50842 chromosome 30, bStrUra1, whole genome shotgun sequence genome, the region CCAGCTCCTTTGTCAGGAAACCCTAAGAGATTTTCAGAACCAGGACTCAGCTGAGCATTAAAACGCTGCTTCCAAGCTCTTCCTTTCTTACCTCGCTTTGCCAGCGCTACCTCAATACTAGCTCCATCAATGCACTTTCCATTCATTGCAGACATCGCAGCAACTGCATCTTCAcggtggaaaaaatgaacaaaagcacaGTCTCTCAGCTTCTTTACACGTTTAACTGCTCCTGGCTTGAACTTGTCGAATTCAGCTTTAATTGTGTCCTCTGTAGTAGATCTCAGCAAATTTCTTACACGTAATTCTTTaactctctgccttcttttttcaCCAGCTTCCTCCTCAGGCTGTGCCCAGTCTACCCGAATGGTatgaccccagagctggagtgCTCCTCCAGCAAAGGAGCGTTACATCAATAAGGAATACGccatggaaaacaaaatcattcttgGCAACTACctctataaaaagcaaacatgatgCATGGCACACGAAACTGGGGTTTGTTGCCTGCATCTGCTtaagcaaaatatgcaaaatattgcTACTtgacattattaaagaaaataagactccGAAAAAATTCAAAGATTCAAAATCTCTACCCTTTGGGTTCACCATAAGCTGTCGAAACACAGACGTTGTGATTTTGTGACATGCATAGACATGCACATATAAAGCAACCATAAGCAACATattgttttacttactttttaataatattaccACTTTAAAAAGCGAGGTCAACAACTGGAAAAAGTCATCTAAATATCTAGGCACTAGCGCAAGCCTTACTCTATGTTGCAGCAGACACCAAacccacaaactgaaaaaaaatcccaccctgtGACTCGTTCCAAGCCAACATTTCCATATCACACAGCCAGTTTATTTTACATTCCGTGATCCGGCCGTATTTCTCCCGTTACTTTCCAAGGCCTGTATCAGTCTTACGGAACGCTCCTTCCTAACCCTCCATCAGCAGTTAATGCAAGACTTGCCTACATCTCAGCCTTAATGAATACAGGGAGGTTTGTCATTCACTTCAGCAACACCAAGGCTGTATTATCCATTTTAACGACTTTGCTTCTCCAACcatgttgtttcatttcttccctaCTTAATTTCTCTTCTAGAATTCCCCTTTTTAACTGTACCTTTACCTATTCCCTCCTCTTTGTCTATTTTATCCCTTTTACTTTCCCACcctcaaaatgtataaaatgaggTGCAAAGAAAAGTCATCTTCTACTTGTTaaactcttaaaattattttctagtaacAGATGAAAGACCTACTTTCAAACGTTTTTAAAATACGAAACATCAATAACATCATTCATGACACTCAAAGGAAATAAGGGACACATTCCAAGCGTGGTATTTGTTAAGCTCAGCTTTAAGAGAGTTCATGTGCAGGGACTAGTGCGTGCTAATGAAAACTGGATGTGCGCCCCAGCAAACAGATATCCTGGTGTAAATTACAGTAACTTGTGTTTATAAAAAGAGATGTGCGCTCTTTCATTCCCGGAACTGCttcaatttcagcttctttaaaaaaaaacccaaacaaaacccaacaaaaaaaccccaaacacaaaacccTGATTCATGAACCAAAAAAGTTTACCTGAAAGGCATTACTGCAGTTTTGGAACTCTCAAAATcccttcaagaaaggaaaatcgTGATGATCCACCACCCCACGCCCCCACACAATGGAGAGAGACACTCCCCCAAAACTCAATTGATTTCCAAATAGGTTTACCTGGGATTAGGCTTCTTCTAgccactgcagctgctctgtgagaTTCGTATTGCACAAAAGCAAAGCCACGAGTTTTAGTTTTGTCCGTGGCATCTGGACAAACAGTGACATCTACCACtccttctgtaacttttttcatttcacgcagtatttcttctttcttcttttcttttggaatccCTCCAATAAATAGTCTGCAGTTGTTCGAGCTGACGCAGACACCAATAAATCTCCCTGGACGAATTTCGTAATTATTAAGAATCTCGATGGCTAGCTGGGCTTCCTCTTCAGCAGTGTACATCACAAAAGCACAGCCTCGATTCTCACCGCTGAATCTCATCATCAGCCTGAACTCATAGATCTTCCCAGCTCTCTCGAAAACAGGAACTAATTCATCTTCATACAGATCCCGAGGAATCTTACTCACAAAAACTTCACATCCACGAGGTGGTGGAGGACCTGCccaaccttaaaataaattatccaacAACAGTCTCAGTACAAATGCCAGACAGGCgctccccccctgcgccccccaaTGTGGAGGTGGgagttacttatttatttttagtctgaactTAAAACTAGCATATTATCATgttatttaattctcatttttgctATGTTTGGATAACAGAATGCCATGAGCCCACAATTCGTATTTCTTTTAATCCCATCTTCTGGTTTTTCCAGTGGACTCTGTATGACAACCCACTGAACCCAGCATTATTTAAAGCACTGACAGGTTTGCTGTAAGAGTCTACGCTTCGATCGCTTTTCACCCCTTGAAGTTCTGTGTCAGTTATTAATACAACTGACAGGTGATAACTGAGAGAGAACTGCAGTTGTATTTtccattctaacattttaaagttgcAAATGTTTCTCTGCACTTCTTGACCGTATTTGAAGAAATTTTGCTCAGGGTGCCCgtgcagatttattttcttcctggacaTCATTCAAAAGGTCCAAACATTTTGCTTCCACCTTCTTCATTCATCCACTAAAACAGGACTCCCTAAGGAAGGCAGGATATGGAGCCATCCTTTCTTCAATAGCCAAAACCACTGAACACTTTTCCTCTAGAAACAGACCTCAGTTTTCACGGGCTGGAGCTGGAcggtaggaaaaaagaaattaaaaaaaaaaaataatccacagaaCAAGTAAGTCCCTAGTTCACGGCTGaaaatttcttgtccttatttctccgtgcgggaacagaaacgacgcaacaccaatgtgatgatcaggtcgtccatcttttattatagttattgttctagtttttttctattccttttctggttacatttatactctactcagttccgtacacgcactcatctatcttctaataggctacaggtcatctacacgcgctgttcacgcgcctctacaagcatttgcattggttaattgcaattagcacgtaaagccccaaacttgccaaaactcccttatctcataccctgttttgctcagacttgtgtgcttttgctgaccacaggtgtttctcacttatctgctatcttgtgtggttttgccagccttattttgctggccttgtcttcgtccttgcattcttctgtctgcactaactttctcccagcgcggcccagactcctacagtatTCCATAAATCCCATAAAATTCCCTAGATTCCATAAATCTGTTCATTGACCTTAGTTATATCTGTACACCTCTCCTTTAAATCTTCATGTATTATCATACTATAAATGGTTTTCTAGGCCAGGTGAGACTTGACTGTTTGAGATGGCTTGTAAGAAGTTACAATGACTGTTTGTAAATGAGGAGTGTCGGT harbors:
- the LOC141935924 gene encoding putative RNA-binding protein 46; its protein translation is MLGPTPLKIFRSHLGDGIKCVLMQFADSWAGPPPPRGCEVFVSKIPRDLYEDELVPVFERAGKIYEFRLMMRFSGENRGCAFVMYTAEEEAQLAIEILNNYEIRPGRFIGVCVSSNNCRLFIGGIPKEKKKEEILREMKKVTEGVVDVTVCPDATDKTKTRGFAFVQYESHRAAAVARRSLIPGALQLWGHTIRVDWAQPEEEAGEKRRQRVKELRVRNLLRSTTEDTIKAEFDKFKPGAVKRVKKLRDCAFVHFFHREDAVAAMSAMNGKCIDGASIEVALAKRGKKGRAWKQRFNAQLSPGSENLLGFPDKGAGHQKSLGEPASPSVRLNGQRSPGPSEVEGCTYPFFPGTKLTLTSRYSLKPGHFSSAVMHLDYVCNKSNWTPPEYSLYSTTTQDGKILLVFKVVIASIADGYFMPDRLCATVEGAKELAAQFTLLHRRKYKCFRLVLKN